Part of the Tetragenococcus koreensis genome, TTCCCCTAACTTTATTAAGTTACCTAGCTATTTTTTTGCAACGTTAAAAACGTTCAAACATAGTTCATTGTTGATTGAATACAACTTTTTCATTTCATAATCTATCTTTTTAAATTACGTTCCAGTGAATAAATAGCTATTTGCGTACGATCCCGTAAATCCAGCTTATCTAAAATAATAGAAATTTGATTTTTTACCGTTCCTACGGACAAAAATAATTTTGCCGCAATTTCTTGATTATTCATTCCTTGTCCAATGCAAGCAATAATATCTAACTCTCGTTCTGTCAGTGATTCATTTATCTCTACTTTTTCTGTTTGGTCTTTCATCAAAGCAGGCATTACCTTTGCTGCGACATGGTCTTCAATAACCAATCCGCCTTCTAGTGCGCTTTTAATAGAACGGTTCAAAACTTCTGCGTCGCCATCC contains:
- a CDS encoding response regulator, translated to MTNILLAEDQTLVRQGLKLMIEVDEEFQVTGEASNGKEAIELCEKQSFDVVILDIRMPEMNGLEAGRKIRERWPDVIILMLTTFNDEEYALEALKYKANGYLLKDGDAEVLNRSIKSALEGGLVIEDHVAAKVMPALMKDQTEKVEINESLTERELDIIACIGQGMNNQEIAAKLFLSVGTVKNQISIILDKLDLRDRTQIAIYSLERNLKR